One stretch of Pradoshia sp. D12 DNA includes these proteins:
- a CDS encoding alpha/beta fold hydrolase yields MPYCKVCQAEIYYEDIGEGKPILMLHGYSLDHRLMKGCMEPIFTDRNGYRRIYFDLPGMGLTKNYDDITNADDMLNTVQDFIQAILPDQEYIIAGESYGGYIARGVIQNQYDSLLGAAFICPVIFPYLENRRVEKHQIFKTDEEFLATLTTEDVENFSKNNVILDEYTWLRYKREIVSGSKLGDEKFLMAYIDQYGFSFEIDQTNFIKPSVFLLSRQDSSVGYQDALELIKKYPRATFAILDKAGHNLQIEQPEIFNVLINEWLDRIEGL; encoded by the coding sequence ATGCCATATTGCAAAGTCTGCCAGGCAGAAATATATTATGAAGACATAGGTGAAGGTAAACCCATTTTAATGTTACACGGGTATTCCCTCGATCATCGATTAATGAAAGGGTGTATGGAACCCATATTTACTGATAGAAATGGGTATCGCCGTATTTATTTTGACCTTCCTGGCATGGGTTTGACGAAAAACTATGATGACATTACAAATGCTGATGATATGCTGAATACCGTTCAAGATTTTATTCAAGCCATCCTGCCTGACCAAGAATATATCATTGCAGGTGAGTCCTATGGGGGATATATAGCAAGAGGAGTTATTCAAAATCAATATGATAGTTTATTAGGTGCTGCTTTTATCTGTCCGGTTATCTTCCCCTATTTAGAAAACAGAAGAGTGGAGAAACATCAAATATTTAAGACGGATGAAGAATTTTTAGCCACATTAACAACGGAAGATGTAGAGAATTTCAGCAAAAATAATGTCATACTTGATGAATACACATGGTTGAGGTATAAACGAGAGATTGTAAGCGGCAGTAAACTAGGTGATGAAAAATTTTTGATGGCGTACATAGACCAATATGGATTTTCCTTCGAGATTGACCAAACAAATTTTATTAAGCCAAGCGTTTTCCTGCTGAGCAGACAAGATTCGTCTGTTGGCTATCAGGACGCACTCGAATTAATTAAAAAGTATCCTAGAGCAACTTTCGCTATTTTGGATAAAGCAGGCCATAATTTACAAATTGAACAGCCCGAAATTTTTAACGTTCTAATAAATGAATGGTTGGATCGAATTGAAGGATTATGA
- a CDS encoding MFS transporter, protein MKWKYPLLLLLGIGVSNVGAWIYLIALNLIILDKTESPLAVSILYILLPIASLCTNFWSGTLIDRFNKRKLMIYLDIIRAIFIFILPFLDSLPFIYFIVFIINIARSIFEPTSMVYMTKLIPKTNRQRFNAMRNFINSCGFILGPSIAGFLFIIGSPNLAIQINSFALFFSVIIILFLPNVEFGSEDRIYEKIKPSLMVNDWRIILQFNKTNKHITLIYILFSGMSVCMSALDSLEAAFATKVLFLSESTYGFLVSIAGAGIIGGSLVNTIFANQLKINVLMGLGAFFTPIGYLIFAFSNDFIWASIGFFVLTFSLSFANTGFLTFYQNNVPVDIMGRFSSVLGMLEAVLIIICTALIGLSAELFDIRPVYIMGSFIFFLLGLVINFVISDHSKRSYYIQV, encoded by the coding sequence ATGAAGTGGAAATACCCCCTTTTACTCTTACTTGGAATTGGAGTATCGAATGTTGGTGCATGGATTTATTTGATTGCATTAAATTTAATTATTTTGGATAAGACAGAATCACCCTTAGCCGTTTCTATCCTATATATCCTATTGCCTATTGCATCCTTATGTACAAATTTCTGGTCTGGGACTTTAATTGATCGGTTCAATAAAAGAAAGCTCATGATTTATCTAGATATTATAAGAGCCATTTTTATTTTTATCTTACCGTTTTTAGATTCACTTCCATTTATTTACTTCATTGTATTTATCATCAATATTGCCAGGTCTATTTTTGAACCAACCTCAATGGTCTACATGACAAAATTAATTCCAAAAACAAATCGACAACGATTTAATGCCATGCGAAATTTTATTAATTCCTGTGGTTTTATACTAGGGCCTTCCATAGCGGGCTTCCTTTTTATCATTGGTTCTCCTAATTTAGCAATCCAAATAAATTCTTTCGCTTTGTTCTTTTCAGTAATCATTATTTTGTTTCTTCCAAATGTAGAATTTGGGAGTGAAGATCGTATATATGAAAAAATTAAACCTTCATTAATGGTGAATGATTGGAGAATCATCCTTCAATTCAATAAAACAAATAAACATATAACATTAATATATATTCTGTTTAGCGGAATGTCTGTATGTATGTCTGCCTTAGATTCATTAGAGGCTGCATTTGCAACCAAAGTTCTCTTTTTATCCGAAAGTACCTATGGATTTCTTGTTAGTATTGCCGGTGCAGGAATCATTGGGGGTTCACTAGTAAATACAATCTTTGCGAATCAATTGAAAATAAATGTACTAATGGGACTTGGAGCGTTCTTCACTCCGATTGGTTATCTAATCTTTGCCTTTTCAAACGATTTTATATGGGCTTCAATAGGATTTTTCGTTTTAACATTTTCTTTATCATTTGCAAATACAGGCTTTTTAACCTTCTACCAAAACAATGTGCCTGTAGATATTATGGGCAGATTCTCCAGTGTCTTAGGGATGCTAGAGGCAGTTTTAATCATCATATGTACAGCCTTAATTGGATTATCTGCCGAACTATTTGATATTCGCCCTGTTTATATCATGGGTTCCTTTATTTTTTTCCTGTTGGGGCTGGTCATTAATTTTGTTATATCTGATCATTCGAAAAGAAGTTATTATATTCAAGTATAA
- a CDS encoding patatin family protein, with the protein MSMNKGDFLMIPINIKNTSLILEGGTFRMVYTAGVLDGFLEKEMMFPYILGISAGAISACSYISEQKNRTIRFISTYRNDKRYVGVRNFLTERSLFGLTFAYDTVPNQLDFFDWETYQNYQGQVLFGVTNAYTGQVEYMDGKTMDKGATILRATCAIPVLFPEIKINNVPYYDGGLADSVPIQKAIADGYEKHVIILTRPRGYRKKLDSQTKWAVKLLRKKYPQLVQAMENRAHHYNQTMDLIEKLEQEGKAFVYRPPFELKSFEKNTEIMWKSHNKGLEQFHDRNQELLDFLGADYAGCKAEASLLEI; encoded by the coding sequence ATGAGCATGAATAAAGGAGACTTTTTGATGATTCCTATCAATATAAAAAATACGAGCTTGATCTTAGAGGGCGGAACATTCCGCATGGTATATACAGCGGGTGTCTTAGACGGTTTTTTAGAGAAAGAGATGATGTTTCCTTACATATTGGGAATCTCTGCGGGCGCTATTAGTGCTTGTTCCTATATTTCTGAGCAAAAAAACAGGACGATTCGCTTTATATCTACTTACCGGAATGATAAGCGCTATGTCGGAGTGCGCAATTTTCTAACGGAGCGAAGTCTGTTTGGGCTGACGTTTGCCTATGATACGGTTCCTAATCAGTTGGATTTCTTTGATTGGGAGACATATCAAAACTATCAAGGTCAAGTTTTGTTTGGCGTGACAAATGCCTATACCGGACAGGTAGAATACATGGATGGTAAAACAATGGACAAAGGGGCTACAATTTTGCGGGCCACATGTGCTATTCCAGTCCTGTTTCCTGAAATTAAAATAAATAATGTTCCTTATTATGATGGAGGATTAGCTGATTCGGTACCAATCCAAAAGGCGATAGCAGATGGCTATGAAAAGCATGTCATCATCTTGACCAGGCCGCGGGGCTACAGGAAGAAGCTCGACAGTCAGACAAAATGGGCAGTGAAGCTATTGCGTAAGAAATATCCGCAACTGGTTCAAGCCATGGAGAACCGTGCACATCATTATAATCAAACCATGGATTTGATAGAAAAGCTGGAGCAAGAAGGGAAAGCATTCGTTTATCGACCGCCGTTTGAACTTAAGAGTTTTGAAAAAAACACAGAGATTATGTGGAAATCACATAATAAAGGGTTAGAACAATTTCATGACCGAAATCAGGAATTACTAGATTTTCTTGGAGCTGATTATGCAGGCTGCAAAGCTGAAGCTTCTCTCTTGGAAATATAG
- a CDS encoding SCO family protein, whose product MKKLYIGFTILLILSIGAGIYYFTGYRQSQMEFPNEVTMESTTGTDYSFKEIPQKIRLLEFMYTNCPDVCPNTTYQMVDIRDRLVKDGLFGDKVEFLTVTIDPARDTLPIMKEYGETFKTTAADGWYVLRGDAEDTRKLADAFRFQYKDPGSGFLIHTNATYLINEKNRVIEVFGMGEKDFDREEVYKKIVKNAEKM is encoded by the coding sequence ATGAAAAAGTTATATATAGGTTTTACTATCTTATTAATTTTAAGTATCGGTGCTGGTATATACTACTTCACTGGTTATAGGCAGTCACAAATGGAGTTTCCTAATGAAGTTACAATGGAATCCACTACCGGTACGGATTATTCATTCAAGGAAATTCCACAAAAAATACGCCTATTGGAATTTATGTATACAAACTGTCCTGATGTCTGTCCAAATACAACCTATCAAATGGTCGATATACGCGATCGGCTTGTGAAAGACGGTCTGTTTGGCGATAAAGTCGAATTCCTGACAGTCACAATTGATCCAGCTCGGGATACACTCCCGATTATGAAAGAGTACGGTGAGACCTTTAAAACAACTGCTGCAGACGGATGGTATGTATTGCGTGGAGATGCAGAGGATACAAGAAAGCTCGCAGATGCATTCCGTTTCCAATATAAAGACCCCGGTTCAGGATTCCTAATCCACACAAATGCCACTTATCTTATTAATGAAAAAAACCGTGTCATTGAAGTATTTGGAATGGGAGAAAAGGATTTTGACCGAGAAGAAGTTTACAAGAAAATTGTTAAGAATGCTGAAAAGATGTAG